One genomic segment of Pedobacter endophyticus includes these proteins:
- a CDS encoding alpha-L-fucosidase, whose product MRILKLLIAISFLSTTHLLAQQNNNSNKKMEWFGDAKLGIFVHWGIYSVNGISESWSFFNNYINHDAYLKQLDGFTAEKYNPKEWVDLIKQSGAKYAVFTTKHHDGISLWDTKAPNAITTLKNSAAKKDVLTPFVKALQQAGLKTGIYYSLPDWSYPDYNVFTSKRNRYDIKTEPNRWQTFLNYQQQQLTELSTEFKPDLFWFDGNWEHSPTEWQADKIHSLLRKYNPNIIINARLDNKGDYDTPEQGIPVLKPAAPYWELCYTMNDSWGYQPYDTKYKSSNMVIRTLVDCMSMGGNLLLDIGPKPNGTIAPEQVKILKDLGAWTKKHAEAIYGTQAGIPTDHFNGKTTLSKDKKTLFLYFNYKDRNGIILSGVKSPMKKVSIVGYKGDIEFTLVGSDNWIINIPENAFDNDVAVAKVTFDEPVQLSTPTLEAINTDKNTNLKIKVLANNIAKGKNPFINTNLAFDGQGYKPTGNTEYDNWVMKNAEALYKTGKGISNGHYEGKSALSEDKKTLFLFVEGTPNGPIALKGLKNGIARIRVVGEGTILLSEVYNKLYWSKVPGITYIPLPPDKVDKNLTVIAVLLDGPIDLFEEKVTALESNM is encoded by the coding sequence ATGAGGATTCTCAAACTTCTTATTGCAATTTCATTTTTATCAACTACCCACCTTCTAGCACAACAAAACAATAATTCCAATAAAAAAATGGAATGGTTTGGCGATGCAAAACTTGGCATCTTCGTTCATTGGGGCATCTACTCGGTAAACGGCATTTCAGAATCGTGGTCGTTTTTTAACAATTACATCAATCACGACGCCTATTTGAAGCAACTGGATGGTTTTACTGCCGAAAAATATAATCCCAAGGAATGGGTCGATTTAATTAAGCAAAGCGGAGCAAAATATGCGGTATTCACCACCAAACATCACGATGGTATATCGTTGTGGGATACCAAAGCGCCAAACGCCATTACTACACTTAAAAATAGTGCTGCAAAAAAAGACGTACTAACCCCTTTTGTGAAAGCGTTGCAGCAAGCTGGATTAAAAACCGGTATTTATTATTCCCTTCCCGATTGGAGCTACCCCGACTATAACGTGTTTACAAGCAAAAGAAACCGATACGATATTAAAACAGAACCCAACCGCTGGCAAACCTTCTTAAACTATCAACAGCAGCAATTAACCGAACTTTCAACGGAGTTTAAACCCGACTTATTTTGGTTTGACGGAAACTGGGAGCACTCGCCAACAGAATGGCAGGCAGACAAAATCCATTCTTTACTGCGCAAATACAATCCAAACATTATCATTAATGCCCGTTTAGATAACAAAGGCGATTACGATACACCCGAACAAGGCATCCCGGTGTTAAAACCCGCCGCACCCTATTGGGAATTGTGCTACACCATGAACGATAGCTGGGGCTATCAACCGTACGACACCAAATATAAATCGAGCAATATGGTTATTCGTACACTGGTTGATTGTATGAGCATGGGCGGAAACCTATTGCTGGATATTGGCCCAAAGCCCAACGGAACAATTGCACCCGAACAAGTTAAAATATTAAAAGACCTTGGCGCCTGGACTAAGAAACACGCTGAAGCAATTTATGGCACACAAGCGGGCATCCCAACGGACCACTTCAATGGAAAAACCACTTTATCAAAAGACAAGAAAACATTGTTTCTTTATTTCAATTATAAAGACCGAAACGGCATTATTTTAAGCGGGGTGAAATCGCCGATGAAAAAGGTGTCGATTGTGGGTTATAAAGGCGATATTGAGTTTACTTTGGTTGGAAGCGACAACTGGATCATTAACATACCCGAAAATGCTTTTGATAACGATGTAGCCGTAGCAAAAGTTACTTTTGATGAACCTGTTCAGCTAAGTACGCCCACTTTAGAAGCCATAAACACGGATAAGAATACCAATTTGAAGATCAAGGTATTGGCCAATAACATTGCGAAAGGTAAGAATCCATTTATCAACACTAATTTAGCTTTTGACGGACAAGGCTATAAACCAACCGGAAATACCGAATACGATAATTGGGTGATGAAAAATGCCGAAGCCTTATATAAAACCGGTAAAGGCATTTCAAATGGTCATTACGAAGGCAAGTCGGCCTTATCAGAAGATAAAAAAACACTTTTCTTATTTGTTGAAGGAACGCCCAATGGCCCGATTGCGCTTAAAGGTTTAAAAAACGGAATCGCCAGGATTAGAGTGGTTGGCGAGGGTACCATTTTACTGAGTGAAGTGTATAACAAATTATATTGGAGCAAAGTACCCGGAATTACGTATATCCCGTTGCCGCCAGATAAAGTTGATAAAAATCTGACCGTTATTGCCGTACTTCTGGATGGACCAATCGACTTGTTTGAAGAAAAAGTAACAGCGTTAGAAAGTAATATGTGA
- a CDS encoding GxxExxY protein, with protein MTKKELNEISYNVIGAAIEVHKSLGPGLLESVYHKCLSYELDLRGVYSIAEVLVPIYYKDFEIESELRCDLFIENTLVVELKAVETMKPIFEAQLLTYMHLLEVPKGILINFNCTNLFKEGQKTFVNDFFRFLPE; from the coding sequence ATGACAAAAAAAGAATTAAATGAAATAAGTTATAATGTGATTGGTGCAGCAATAGAAGTGCATAAATCTTTAGGCCCCGGATTACTAGAAAGCGTATATCATAAGTGCTTATCATATGAGCTCGATTTGCGCGGTGTATATTCAATAGCTGAAGTTCTGGTACCCATTTACTATAAAGACTTCGAAATAGAATCTGAACTCAGGTGTGATTTATTTATTGAAAACACATTGGTAGTTGAATTGAAAGCTGTTGAAACTATGAAACCCATATTTGAAGCCCAGCTACTCACTTACATGCACCTACTTGAGGTACCCAAAGGAATATTGATAAACTTCAATTGCACAAATCTATTTAAGGAAGGGCAAAAAACGTTTGTAAACGATTTCTTTCGATTTTTACCCGAATAG
- the bshC gene encoding bacillithiol biosynthesis cysteine-adding enzyme BshC, whose amino-acid sequence MQAKYISYQETGSFSKLVLDYINNEEELQAFYNYRPDIEGLGEAIKNRNFLGDRSILVKVLQDQYQHLQPNRSVIKNIELLGEDNTFTVTTGHQLNLFTGPLYFIYKIVTAINLAIELKMAHPDKNFVPVYWMATEDHDFEEINHVSVDEKNISWIQNTNGATGRLSTKTVAAAVTAYKGYLGISSNGQHIAKLVEKAYLEHDNLADATRYLVNKLFEKYGLVIVNADNPSLKKLFAEIAASDIIEHNSSKNIEKSSTKLEDLGYKTQVNGRDINFFYLNDNLRERLIFENNKYVVNHTDISFTEAELRAEIEAHPERFSPNVVMRPMYQEVILPNIAYIGGGAEVAYWMQLKANFDYYKVDFPVLLLRNSALLIDKRSAENLYNLGFSLEDVFLPVDELKNLWVLKNSTAQLSLADETRAINSIFDQIKLNAYKIDKTLSVSTDTAKQKTNHLLANLEKKLFRAEKRKHETALVQIENVKKRLFPGGTMQERTLNIAPMYVNYGEDFLSSCIENFEPLGGDFTLLLP is encoded by the coding sequence ATGCAGGCAAAATACATTTCTTACCAAGAAACAGGCTCGTTTTCGAAATTGGTATTGGATTATATCAACAATGAAGAAGAACTACAGGCTTTTTATAACTATCGTCCTGACATAGAAGGATTAGGCGAGGCGATTAAAAACAGAAATTTCCTGGGAGATCGGTCTATTTTGGTTAAAGTTCTGCAAGATCAATATCAGCATCTGCAACCGAACCGGTCGGTAATAAAAAACATCGAGTTGCTGGGCGAGGACAATACTTTTACTGTGACCACAGGCCACCAATTGAACCTATTTACCGGACCGCTTTATTTCATCTACAAGATTGTGACCGCCATTAATTTGGCAATAGAATTAAAGATGGCGCATCCCGACAAGAACTTTGTGCCAGTATATTGGATGGCAACGGAAGATCACGATTTTGAGGAAATCAACCACGTAAGCGTCGACGAGAAAAATATCAGCTGGATTCAAAATACCAATGGTGCCACCGGCCGGTTAAGTACCAAAACCGTTGCCGCAGCGGTTACGGCGTATAAGGGTTACCTCGGTATTTCGAGCAATGGCCAACACATTGCCAAACTGGTAGAAAAAGCTTACCTCGAACATGATAATTTGGCTGATGCCACAAGGTATTTGGTGAATAAATTATTCGAAAAATATGGTTTAGTGATTGTAAACGCTGATAATCCATCATTAAAAAAGCTATTTGCAGAAATAGCCGCCAGTGATATTATTGAACATAACAGCTCGAAAAACATAGAGAAAAGCTCAACCAAATTGGAAGATTTGGGCTACAAAACGCAGGTAAACGGACGCGATATCAACTTTTTTTATTTAAACGATAACCTGAGAGAGCGCCTGATCTTCGAAAACAATAAATATGTAGTTAATCATACTGATATTAGTTTTACGGAGGCTGAATTGAGGGCAGAAATTGAAGCGCATCCGGAGCGATTCAGCCCAAATGTTGTGATGCGACCAATGTATCAGGAAGTTATTCTGCCAAATATCGCCTACATTGGGGGCGGCGCAGAAGTAGCTTATTGGATGCAGTTAAAGGCCAATTTCGATTATTACAAAGTCGATTTCCCGGTGCTTTTATTACGCAACTCCGCCTTATTAATTGATAAACGCAGTGCCGAAAATTTATATAATTTAGGCTTTTCGCTCGAAGACGTTTTTCTGCCGGTAGATGAACTCAAAAATCTTTGGGTATTAAAAAATTCAACAGCACAACTTAGTCTGGCCGATGAAACCAGAGCCATCAACAGTATTTTCGATCAGATTAAGCTCAACGCTTACAAGATCGATAAAACACTTTCTGTTTCTACCGATACCGCCAAACAGAAAACGAATCATTTACTCGCAAACCTCGAAAAAAAGTTATTCAGAGCAGAAAAACGGAAGCATGAAACCGCCTTGGTACAAATTGAGAACGTTAAAAAGCGCCTGTTTCCAGGCGGCACCATGCAAGAAAGAACGTTAAACATTGCACCGATGTATGTTAACTATGGCGAAGATTTTCTTTCCAGTTGCATCGAAAATTTCGAACCACTGGGCGGAGATTTTACGTTGCTTTTACCTTAA
- a CDS encoding Ldh family oxidoreductase, producing the protein MNFITFTESHLRNFTHNVFKKMGCSDAHATLATDVLVRSDLRGIDSHGVARLSGYIRLWEKGRINASPNIKIVHETPTTATIDGDAGLGLVVAPFAMQVAIEKAEKYGSGWVSVKNSNHFGIAGYHALMAVEKDMIGISMTNASPLVAPTYASERLLGTNPMCYAFPAGKYPPVIVDMATSAAANGKLEIAQRAEKSIPSGWVQSKDGASSTNPNELKNGGSLLPLGSDKDHGSHKGYGLSATVDILSAVLSGANYGPWAPPFVAFLEPSANPVGEGLGHFLGAMRVDGFRPADDFKSHLDNWVERFKSAKTVDPDQNVIIPGEPEHEFEQERKVSGIPLIDVVVKDLNELAERLGIERLS; encoded by the coding sequence ATGAACTTCATCACCTTTACCGAATCGCACCTAAGAAACTTTACCCATAATGTTTTTAAAAAAATGGGGTGTTCTGATGCGCACGCAACCTTAGCTACTGATGTTTTAGTCCGTTCAGATTTACGTGGAATAGATTCGCACGGGGTGGCACGTTTAAGTGGTTACATCCGATTGTGGGAGAAAGGAAGGATCAATGCTAGCCCAAATATCAAGATCGTGCACGAAACGCCCACTACGGCTACCATTGATGGTGATGCTGGCCTGGGCCTCGTTGTGGCTCCATTTGCCATGCAGGTTGCTATAGAAAAGGCAGAAAAATATGGTAGCGGATGGGTTTCCGTTAAAAATTCGAATCATTTTGGCATTGCGGGCTATCACGCTTTAATGGCCGTAGAGAAAGACATGATCGGCATCAGCATGACCAACGCAAGCCCTTTGGTTGCGCCGACGTATGCAAGCGAACGCCTTTTGGGCACAAACCCTATGTGTTATGCGTTCCCGGCAGGCAAATATCCGCCGGTAATTGTAGACATGGCCACGTCGGCCGCCGCCAATGGAAAACTCGAAATTGCGCAACGGGCAGAGAAAAGCATACCCAGCGGTTGGGTACAGAGTAAAGATGGAGCAAGCTCAACAAACCCCAACGAATTGAAAAACGGAGGTTCGCTGTTGCCACTGGGAAGCGACAAAGACCACGGAAGCCACAAGGGTTATGGATTGAGTGCAACGGTCGACATTTTATCGGCCGTGCTTTCTGGAGCCAATTACGGGCCATGGGCGCCTCCCTTCGTTGCCTTTTTAGAACCATCTGCCAATCCTGTAGGCGAAGGGCTCGGCCATTTTCTGGGCGCTATGCGGGTTGATGGTTTCCGCCCGGCCGATGATTTCAAAAGTCATTTAGATAATTGGGTGGAACGTTTCAAAAGCGCAAAAACAGTCGATCCCGATCAAAACGTGATCATCCCCGGCGAACCAGAACATGAGTTTGAGCAGGAGAGAAAAGTTAGCGGCATCCCGCTGATTGACGTTGTGGTTAAGGATTTGAATGAACTTGCAGAAAGATTGGGCATAGAAAGGCTTTCCTAA
- a CDS encoding alpha-L-fucosidase, which translates to MKLKHIIFTFLCGIAYASNAQQTDIMPQSTHYEAPTDPLVKQKLENWQDKKFGMIVHWGLYAVPGIIESWSVCSEDWIDRDSTIRYDDYKRWYWGLSEKFNPTKFNPTQWAQAGKAAGMKYLVFTTKHHDGFAMFDTRETDFSIAKGPFSNNPKKDVAKYVFEAFRNEGFMIGAYFSKPDWHSQYYWWDKYATANRNNNYDIRKNPWRWAMFKKYTQNQIGELMNNYGSIDILWLDGGWVRPLETVNQEVLSWGAPIPAWSQDIDMPTIAAMARKAQPGLIMVDRTVHGQYENYQTPEQKIPEKQLNYPWESCMTLGGGWGFVPNDNYKSAKEVVHKLVEIVAKGGSLLLGIGPAADGTLPDDVVKKLNEIGEWTSKNGAAVYGTRITSNYHDAQTWFTQGKDGKSMYAIHLIKGDAIKQVAWQGNLPKKGTQVTLLGSNQKLTWKISNGKVYVNLPKNDEKIALAFSFVPEKS; encoded by the coding sequence ATGAAGCTCAAACACATCATTTTTACCTTTTTATGTGGCATCGCGTATGCCTCAAATGCACAGCAGACCGACATCATGCCTCAATCTACTCATTACGAGGCGCCGACAGATCCATTAGTGAAACAAAAGCTGGAGAACTGGCAGGATAAGAAATTTGGAATGATTGTGCACTGGGGTTTGTACGCCGTTCCCGGAATTATAGAGTCGTGGTCTGTCTGCTCAGAAGATTGGATCGATCGCGACAGCACCATTAGGTACGATGACTACAAGCGATGGTATTGGGGGTTGAGCGAGAAATTCAACCCTACAAAGTTTAATCCCACACAATGGGCCCAGGCAGGTAAAGCTGCGGGCATGAAATACCTCGTTTTTACCACCAAACACCACGACGGATTCGCCATGTTCGATACCAGGGAAACCGACTTCAGCATCGCAAAGGGACCTTTTAGCAATAATCCGAAAAAAGATGTTGCTAAATATGTATTCGAAGCATTTAGAAACGAAGGTTTTATGATTGGCGCCTATTTCTCAAAGCCCGATTGGCATTCGCAGTACTATTGGTGGGATAAATATGCCACCGCTAACCGAAACAACAATTACGATATCCGCAAAAATCCGTGGCGCTGGGCCATGTTTAAAAAGTACACTCAAAATCAAATTGGCGAACTGATGAACAACTATGGAAGCATCGATATCCTGTGGTTGGACGGCGGTTGGGTTCGGCCGTTGGAAACCGTTAATCAGGAAGTCCTCTCGTGGGGAGCGCCGATTCCGGCGTGGAGTCAGGACATTGATATGCCAACCATTGCCGCAATGGCCCGCAAAGCACAGCCAGGCTTAATAATGGTTGATAGAACGGTGCACGGCCAGTACGAGAACTATCAAACACCGGAACAAAAAATTCCTGAAAAGCAATTGAATTACCCTTGGGAAAGCTGCATGACTTTGGGCGGCGGCTGGGGTTTTGTACCTAACGACAACTATAAATCAGCTAAAGAAGTTGTTCATAAATTGGTAGAAATTGTAGCCAAAGGTGGAAGTTTGCTTTTGGGCATTGGTCCGGCAGCCGATGGTACGCTTCCCGACGATGTGGTAAAAAAGCTAAATGAAATTGGCGAATGGACTTCCAAAAATGGAGCTGCAGTTTACGGCACCAGAATTACTTCCAACTATCATGATGCCCAAACCTGGTTTACGCAAGGTAAGGATGGAAAAAGCATGTACGCTATTCATTTGATAAAGGGCGATGCAATAAAACAAGTTGCTTGGCAAGGGAACCTCCCAAAAAAAGGAACTCAGGTTACGCTTTTGGGCAGTAACCAAAAATTGACCTGGAAAATTTCAAATGGCAAGGTTTATGTCAATCTTCCAAAAAATGATGAAAAAATTGCCCTTGCGTTTTCTTTTGTGCCTGAGAAAAGTTAA
- a CDS encoding SusD/RagB family nutrient-binding outer membrane lipoprotein, with protein MKKYFNSINKVAAVLFMVAIAGTSCQKRLEKDFFNPDGFTDPTIEGFYAGAQQQLGIFRYSYGEFYHTFRAFNPMLGSGGFVNDGVANTFGWGHSPYGDIYGKLRPIKSLQDLYASLPDNQKGDYQIYFQTSNVIKDFLFGQLADAYDDVPYTEAMMAASQGYFPKFDKQQVIYTGILADLKEVSGFLKTYTLGTSAIQQNFKKFDIFFAGDVNMWRVFTNSLRIRLAMRLTNVDPNLAKSVVQEVLADGAYSKDRASSVTLVDKQQDRAYEFLLNRSIQESRDLLWAPQNMFKVLRKTGQPDDPRLKVLFQPDKDGKYTPMPTEATDVSAIRSTITSTDLAKTFPSMYNRSSFERNLGMLSMVLTSSEIHLLLAEAGMRWPDLGLNVANEYETAIRQSIDIYYENNALNKDVTYSGFIPESMPAKPSATDINTFIVAKLAEFTAANDTEKKGLIFDQRYVHFNMLKPYELWAEVRRLKKELGERVNKAPSNVKLMERTIYPSSEEVNNNANFLQVKAKNNYTTPVWWSGR; from the coding sequence ATGAAAAAATATTTTAACTCGATAAATAAAGTTGCTGCCGTATTGTTTATGGTGGCGATTGCAGGAACATCCTGCCAAAAGAGATTAGAGAAAGATTTCTTTAATCCAGACGGGTTCACCGATCCAACTATTGAAGGTTTTTATGCCGGTGCCCAACAGCAGCTGGGCATTTTCAGGTATTCGTATGGTGAGTTTTATCATACCTTTAGAGCCTTTAACCCGATGCTTGGAAGTGGTGGATTTGTAAACGATGGTGTGGCCAACACGTTTGGTTGGGGCCACAGTCCCTATGGTGATATTTACGGCAAGCTTCGGCCAATTAAATCACTTCAGGATTTATATGCTTCTCTTCCCGATAATCAGAAAGGCGATTATCAAATCTATTTTCAAACGAGTAATGTAATTAAGGATTTCTTGTTTGGTCAACTGGCTGATGCTTACGATGATGTACCTTATACTGAAGCCATGATGGCCGCCAGCCAGGGTTATTTCCCGAAATTCGATAAGCAACAGGTAATTTATACAGGCATATTGGCCGATTTGAAAGAAGTATCAGGTTTCCTTAAAACCTATACGCTCGGAACCAGTGCCATTCAGCAGAATTTCAAAAAGTTTGATATTTTCTTTGCCGGTGATGTCAATATGTGGCGGGTTTTTACAAACAGTCTTCGAATTCGTTTAGCCATGCGCCTTACCAATGTTGATCCCAATCTGGCAAAATCAGTTGTTCAGGAAGTGTTGGCAGATGGGGCCTACAGCAAAGACAGGGCATCGTCAGTTACACTCGTTGATAAACAACAAGATCGTGCATACGAGTTTTTACTTAACCGATCAATTCAAGAATCGCGTGATCTGTTGTGGGCACCCCAAAATATGTTCAAGGTTTTGCGCAAAACCGGTCAGCCCGACGATCCACGCTTGAAAGTGCTGTTTCAGCCAGATAAAGATGGAAAATATACCCCAATGCCAACCGAAGCAACCGATGTATCTGCTATCCGTAGTACCATAACTTCGACCGATCTGGCCAAAACCTTTCCGTCTATGTATAACAGATCCTCTTTTGAGCGCAATTTGGGTATGCTGAGCATGGTACTTACCTCTTCAGAAATTCATTTGTTGCTTGCAGAAGCAGGCATGCGCTGGCCAGATTTGGGCCTTAACGTTGCAAACGAGTACGAAACGGCCATCAGGCAATCGATAGACATCTATTATGAAAACAACGCATTGAACAAAGATGTCACTTACTCGGGTTTTATTCCTGAATCCATGCCGGCAAAACCATCCGCTACCGATATCAATACTTTTATTGTAGCGAAATTAGCTGAATTTACAGCCGCCAATGATACGGAAAAGAAAGGTTTGATTTTCGATCAGCGCTATGTGCATTTCAATATGTTAAAGCCTTACGAATTATGGGCAGAAGTGAGAAGGCTGAAGAAAGAACTTGGCGAACGCGTTAACAAGGCGCCGAGCAATGTAAAACTCATGGAACGCACTATTTATCCGAGCAGCGAAGAAGTGAACAACAATGCCAACTTTTTACAGGTTAAAGCGAAAAATAACTACACAACGCCGGTATGGTGGAGTGGGAGATAG